The DNA sequence GTGACGGTCACCCCACGCACTGTGTGTTGACGCCAAGTGACGTCGGGGTCGAGTACCCCCAGGAGAGCCTCGAAGTCCCCGCCTTGCGCGGCGGCCAGAAAGGCGTCGACGACCTCGCGCTGCGCCCGCCGATCCCCCGCCGGGGTGGGTGCGTCCTGGACTTTGCGGCGTGCCCGGCTGGCCGCCATCTTGGCGGCATCAGTCGATTTGCCGATGATTGGCCCGATCTCGGCGAAGGACACCGCGAACATGTCGTGCAGGACGAACGCGAGTCGTTCGTCGGGGCGCAGCGAGCCCAGCACCACCAGCAGCGCCAGCCCGATTGAATCCGCTAGCACCGCAGCGTCTTCGGGGGTGTCGCGGTCATCGGTCACGACGAGGTCGGGCAGGTTCTGATCGATCGAGACTTCGGGCTGAGCGGCACGGGAACGCAGGGTGTCGATGCAGATCCGGCTGATCACCGTCGTCAACCAGCCCGGCAGGTTGTCGATCACGTCGACGTCCTGGCGAGACAGCCGCAGCCAGGCCTCCTGGACCGCATCTTCGGCGTCCGAACCCGAGCCCAGCACGCGATACGCCAACGCCAGCAGGCGGTGACGCTGCTCCTCGAAGGCCTGTGCCAGCTGCGTCTCGGTGGTCATCGGTTACCTCTCGTGGTGTCGGTCCGTCATAGGTAATGACGAACCCCACCCGACCGAGGTAACCACGAACACAAAGGAGCACGCCATGAACACCACCCTGTGGATCATCGCCGGCGCCGCCGCGGCCGCATACGCCATCGGCGGCGCCACCCTGCTACTGCTGCCCCGGGCGAAGTACCGCACGTTGGGCACCAACCAGCACTGGGTCGACGATTTCGGCGACGGCCACCTCACGGCCATTGGCATCATCAAGCTGCTCGGCGCAGCCGGGCTGATCCTGCCGGCGGCTGTCGGAGTGGCACCACTGCTGGTGCCGTTCGCCGCCACCGGTCTGATGCTGTTCATGGCCGGTGCCGCCACCACCCGATTCCGCCGCAGCGAGTGGGCCTATATGGCCGGCGACGTCGTCTTTATCGCGATGTTCGCGTTCCTGGCCTGGGGCCGATTCGCGCTGCACCCGTTCACCTGAACTCGCGGCGTCATCGAACCACCGAACCCGCAGTTCACCATAGGTTTTGTCGGGCAAGTGATCGAGCATTACCAAGCTAGGCTTACTATCCCAAGATGACCGCGGAAACCTTCGTCACCCATGCGCCCGGCGACGTCCGAATCATCGCCGACCGCCACGGTGACCCCGACGCACGCGCCGTGGTGTTCCTGCACGGCGGCGGGCAGACCCGCCGGTCCTGGGGCCGGGCCGCCGCGGCGGTTGCCGAGCGCGGCTGGCAGGCGGTCACCGTCGACCTGCGCGGCCACGGCGAGTCGGATTGGGCAAGCGAAGGCGACTACCGGTTGGTCAGCTTCGCCGCCGACGTCCACGAGGTGCTGCGCACCCTGCCTCCGGACCCGGTGCTGGTCGGCGCCTCCCTGGGCGGGTGCACCGCGATGCTGCTCGGCGGCGAACTGGCGCCGGGGGCTGCCAGCGCAGTGGTGCTGGTCGACATCGTGCCCAACATGGATGCCTCCGGCGCGCAGCGCGTTCAGGCGTTCATGGCCGAGAACATGGAGTCCGGCTTCGACTCCCTCGATGAGGTCGCCGACGCGATCGCCGCCTACAACCCGCACCGGCCCCGCCCCGCCGACCTCAACGGGCTCACCGCCAACCTGCGTCGGCGCGGCGAGCGCTGGTATTGGCACTGGGACCCGCAGTTCATCAGCGGTCCCGAGCACCAGGGACCAATGGAGATCCACGACGTCGAGCGGCTCAACACCGCGGTGCAGACCATCCTCGACGACGGTGTACCGATGCTGCTGGTACGCGGCCAGCTCAGCGACTTGGTCAGCGCGGCCAACGCCGAGGAGTTCTTGGCCCGGTTCCCGCAGGTGGAGTTCGTCGATGTTGCCGGGGCCGGTCACATGGTCGCCGGGGACCGCAACGACATTTTCGCCGACGCCATCTTGGGCTTTTTAGCGCGGCACTCCGCCTAGCTCAGCCGAACACGGTCTGGCCGTCGGCACCCAGCAGGTAGCGTTCGGTGCCGTCGGCCACCCGGGGGGCATCGGCGGCCAGTGCCACCGCAATCTTGTTGCCGGCGTTGCGCATCACGTCCAACGTCAGCTCGACGGCCTGCTCGTCGGTGAAGTGCCGGCGTACCCCGGCGGCTACGTCGGCGTCGATGTGGGTCGGCGTCCAGATCAGCGCGTCGACGTAGCGCAACGCGGCCTTCTGCGCGTCGCTGAGCAACGCGGACTCCTCAAAACGTTCGATGTCGTCGTAGAGCGATTCGGAGCCTCCGGCGTCCAGCGCAGTCGTCTCGCGCAGTGACTTGCACAGCCGGCAGTTGTGCTGGGCCGCGCCGCGTAGCCGGACCAC is a window from the Mycobacterium sp. SVM_VP21 genome containing:
- a CDS encoding sigma-70 family RNA polymerase sigma factor, whose protein sequence is MTTETQLAQAFEEQRHRLLALAYRVLGSGSDAEDAVQEAWLRLSRQDVDVIDNLPGWLTTVISRICIDTLRSRAAQPEVSIDQNLPDLVVTDDRDTPEDAAVLADSIGLALLVVLGSLRPDERLAFVLHDMFAVSFAEIGPIIGKSTDAAKMAASRARRKVQDAPTPAGDRRAQREVVDAFLAAAQGGDFEALLGVLDPDVTWRQHTVRGVTVTTGASAVLEAVRRGQGARITARRVLVNGEPGILGWGPTGRPLALMACTVRDGRLVGIVSIADPVRLAGMELPDPPQESDSGN
- a CDS encoding DoxX family protein → MNTTLWIIAGAAAAAYAIGGATLLLLPRAKYRTLGTNQHWVDDFGDGHLTAIGIIKLLGAAGLILPAAVGVAPLLVPFAATGLMLFMAGAATTRFRRSEWAYMAGDVVFIAMFAFLAWGRFALHPFT
- a CDS encoding alpha/beta hydrolase gives rise to the protein MTAETFVTHAPGDVRIIADRHGDPDARAVVFLHGGGQTRRSWGRAAAAVAERGWQAVTVDLRGHGESDWASEGDYRLVSFAADVHEVLRTLPPDPVLVGASLGGCTAMLLGGELAPGAASAVVLVDIVPNMDASGAQRVQAFMAENMESGFDSLDEVADAIAAYNPHRPRPADLNGLTANLRRRGERWYWHWDPQFISGPEHQGPMEIHDVERLNTAVQTILDDGVPMLLVRGQLSDLVSAANAEEFLARFPQVEFVDVAGAGHMVAGDRNDIFADAILGFLARHSA
- a CDS encoding carboxymuconolactone decarboxylase family protein, coding for MDVLAELNRLETLSGEPAADSDPAVADFAEQFRVDVSMITDAQRDRLREALGEQTFGAVVQMFIADFAPRVRAGLDALGVALPSAARGGDTAGQLADALFNGFMPAVARLRSLDAVTSEVVRLRGAAQHNCRLCKSLRETTALDAGGSESLYDDIERFEESALLSDAQKAALRYVDALIWTPTHIDADVAAGVRRHFTDEQAVELTLDVMRNAGNKIAVALAADAPRVADGTERYLLGADGQTVFG